From a region of the Candidatus Pantoea bituminis genome:
- a CDS encoding LysR family transcriptional regulator ArgP, translating into MKRPDYRTLQALDAVIRERGFERAAQKLCITQSAVSQRIKQLENLFGQPLLVRTVPPRPTEQGQKLLALLHQVELLEEEWLGGDDNSGTAPLLLSLAVNADSLATWLLPALKDVLADSPVRLNLQVEDETRTQERLRRGEVVGAVSIQPQPLPSCLVDQLGALDYLFVASPDFADRFFPNGVTRSALLKAPAVAFDHLDDMHQAFLQQNFDLSPGSVPCHIVNSSEAFVQMARQGSTCCMIPHLQIERELASGELIDLTPGLQQRRMLYWHRFAPESRLMRRVTDALIAHGHRVLRQDDVAA; encoded by the coding sequence ATGAAACGCCCCGATTACCGAACGCTTCAGGCGCTGGATGCTGTGATACGTGAACGCGGCTTTGAGCGCGCCGCACAAAAATTATGTATCACCCAATCTGCGGTCTCACAGCGTATCAAACAGCTGGAAAACCTGTTTGGTCAGCCACTGTTAGTACGTACCGTACCGCCCCGCCCAACCGAACAAGGGCAAAAATTACTCGCGTTGTTGCATCAGGTAGAGTTGCTGGAAGAAGAATGGCTCGGTGGCGATGATAACAGCGGCACTGCGCCGCTGCTGCTGTCGCTGGCAGTTAACGCCGACAGTCTGGCAACCTGGCTGTTACCCGCACTGAAAGATGTACTGGCTGATTCGCCGGTGCGACTCAATTTACAGGTCGAAGATGAAACCCGCACGCAGGAACGCCTGCGTCGCGGCGAAGTGGTGGGTGCAGTGAGTATTCAACCTCAGCCGTTACCCAGCTGCCTGGTTGATCAGCTTGGCGCTTTAGATTATCTGTTTGTCGCCTCACCCGATTTCGCCGATCGCTTCTTTCCAAATGGCGTGACGCGTTCAGCACTGCTAAAAGCGCCTGCGGTGGCATTTGATCATCTTGATGATATGCATCAGGCATTTTTGCAGCAGAATTTCGACTTATCACCGGGCAGCGTGCCCTGTCATATTGTGAACTCATCGGAAGCGTTTGTGCAGATGGCCCGTCAAGGTTCAACCTGCTGTATGATTCCGCACCTGCAAATTGAGCGTGAACTGGCTAGCGGCGAGCTGATCGACTTGACGCCGGGCCTGCAGCAACGTCGTATGCTTTACTGGCATCGCTTTGCGCCAGAGAGTCGTTTGATGCGTCGGGTAACTGATGCGCTGATTGCGCATGGACATCGCGTTTTGCGACAGGATGATGTTGCAGCGTAA
- the rpiA gene encoding ribose-5-phosphate isomerase RpiA, giving the protein MTQDELKKAVGWAALDYVQPGTVVGVGTGSTAAHFIDALATMKHQIEGAVSSSEASTQKLKSLGIQVFDLNEIDSLSIYVDGADEINPQMQMIKGGGAALTREKIVAAVADTFICIADTSKEVDVLGHFPLPVEVIPMARSFVARELVKLGGLPEYRQKVVTDNGNIILDVHNLRILDPIALEKAINALPGVVTVGLFAARSADIALIGGPDGVRTIKK; this is encoded by the coding sequence ATGACCCAGGATGAACTGAAAAAAGCCGTAGGTTGGGCTGCACTCGATTATGTGCAGCCAGGAACAGTGGTTGGCGTTGGCACCGGTTCGACCGCTGCACACTTTATTGATGCGCTTGCTACGATGAAGCATCAAATTGAAGGCGCTGTCTCGAGTTCGGAAGCCTCTACCCAGAAACTGAAAAGCCTAGGCATTCAGGTATTTGACCTGAACGAAATCGATAGCTTATCGATCTACGTTGATGGGGCCGATGAAATCAATCCACAGATGCAAATGATCAAAGGCGGCGGTGCGGCACTTACGCGTGAGAAGATTGTGGCTGCGGTAGCGGACACCTTTATCTGTATCGCCGACACCTCTAAAGAAGTGGATGTACTCGGCCATTTCCCGCTGCCGGTTGAAGTCATTCCTATGGCGCGTAGCTTCGTGGCGCGTGAGCTGGTTAAGCTGGGCGGCCTGCCTGAATACCGTCAGAAAGTGGTTACCGACAACGGCAACATCATTCTTGATGTGCATAATCTCCGCATCCTTGACCCTATTGCTTTAGAAAAAGCGATTAATGCTTTGCCTGGCGTGGTGACCGTTGGACTTTTTGCTGCACGCTCTGCGGATATTGCATTGATCGGCGGCCCGGATGGCGTTAGAACCATCAAAAAATGA